In Eubalaena glacialis isolate mEubGla1 chromosome 3, mEubGla1.1.hap2.+ XY, whole genome shotgun sequence, the following are encoded in one genomic region:
- the AKNAD1 gene encoding protein AKNAD1 yields the protein MDEADFLEDANSKKQEDLPYDGDFSQIQMYNDYNFTSKYDILDVSNQMNLTEDDLQEKATHRETCRKADMAMTLDKTTENAISKKYDKENQCTINLHIPSNQGDPLKSNISYILLLHLCKEEFSKGQGINCETLPEISNADSFDGAITKNIILQHVKNSWPTEQTSELTDQLNSKSDGENSNKPSCFPTTTEENTSDLEDPVAAGESSHQENSNFLTKIKSPGDKEKSCQGQTPQKQQAEKASSGNRFKYGQGQVHYWFSDSSKVAPKNNIIDKPLTTDKQASFSPKLRDKSAIVQDISESMSRSNDVEKQEQKWKTPEPSQQIEMEPTVHIHQEHLAGIESETSLSKMPLTSQKDPSSSSSYTFHKISQGKQMCQKLKEQTDQLKTKVQEFSKSIAQDSPYHLQDRRLVLEKVQGHLELLEQEFLANKEKHLTLKQQVHKHESPGVDEFDPERKVEGEIFTLEMLLEDFKEKINKGKHTSAVSLPMSSQINPDDLSSTSSPSSNEEEPNNASGRQDSAETTGASCAFCHRVLEWKQKMEKKGHRGINHGRFPVAMQDKAQHPDSVLGSDTGLSCYSASGTGLQSNKCENCSTKIHNSQRVCGKASSKEFHYIFNTPGQNFFNHSKRNAFAQLRYLNENKNSSPCKYISCKIPSLYTT from the exons ATGGATGAAGCCGATTTCTTGGAAGATGCAAATTCTAAGAAACAGGAGGATTTGCCTTATGATGGGGACTTCTCCCAAATTCAGATGTACAACGATTACAATTTTACCTCAAAATATGACATCCTTGATGTCTCAAATCAAATGAATTTAACAGAAGATGACCTTCAAGAAAAGGCCACACATAGAGAGACTTGCAGAAAGGCAGATATGGCCATGACTTTGGATAAAACAACTGAAAATGCTATCAGCAAAAAATATGATAAAGAGAATCAATGCACCATAAATCTTCATATTCCATCTAACCAAGGAGACCCTTTAAAgtcaaacatttcttatattttactcCTTCATCTTTGCAAAGAGGAATTCTCAAAAGGTCAAGGCATTAATTGtgaaactctcccagagatctctaatGCTGACAGTTTTGACGGAGCTattactaaaaatattattttgcagCATGTTAAGAATTCTTGGCCGACAGAACAAACCTCAGAACTCACTGACCAACTCAACTCCAAAAGCGATGGTGAAAACAGCAATAAGCCCAGTTGTTTTCCAACCACGACAGAAGAAAACACCTCTGATTTAGAGGATCCAGTCGCTGCTGGAGAAAGCAGCCATCAGGAAAATTCAAATTTTCTAACTAAAATCAAGAGTCCAGGTGATAAAGAAAAAAGTTGCCAAGGGCAGACACCCCAGAAACAGCAGGCTGAAAAAGCAAGTTCAGGCAACAGGTTCAAATACGGCCAAGGTCAAGTTCATTACTGGTTCTCTGATTCCTCTAAGGTTGCTCCTAAAAATAACATAATTGACAAACCACTTACAACTGATAAACAAGCCAGCTTTTCTCCTAAATTGAGAGATAAGTCAGCTATTGTGCAAGATATTTCAGAAAGCATGTCTAGATCAAACGATGTTGAAAAACAAGAGCAGAAATGGAAAACTCCTGAACCTTCACAACAGATAGAG ATGGAGCCCACAGTACATATCCACCAAGAACATCTTGCAG GAATAGAATCTGAGACAAGTCTCTCTAAGATGCCATTGACTTCTCAGAAAGACCCTTCCTCAAGTTCTTCTTACACATTTCACAAGATATCCCAAGGGAAACAGATGTGTCAGAAGTTAAAAGAACAGACTGATCAACTGAAGACTAAA GTACAAGAATTTTCCAAAAGCATAGCACAGGATTCTCCCTATCATTTGCAAGACAGGAGGCTG GTCCTCGAGAAAGTTCAGGGACACCTCGAACTGCTGGAACAGGAGTTTCTGGCCAATAAGGAGAAGCATCTGACCTTGAAACAACAAGTCCACAAGCATGAATCCCCAGGTGTCGATGAATTTGATCCAGAAAG AAAAGTAGAAGGTGAAATCTTCACGTTGGAGATGCTACTTGaagattttaaagagaaaattaataaaggcaAACATACTTCAGCTGTCTCTCTTCCCATGAGTTCTCAAATCAACCCGGATGACTTGTCATCCACATCCTCCCCATCCTCAAATGAG GAGGAGCCTAACAACGCTTCGGGAAGGCAGGACAGTGCAGAGACGACCGGTGCAAGCTGTGCCTTCTGCCACCGGGTCCTTGAATG GAagcaaaaaatggagaaaaaaggcCACAGAGGAATCAACCATGGAAGGTTTCCTGTTGCCATGCAAGACAAGGCACAGCACCCAGACTCAGTTCTCG GTTCTGATACAGGACTCAGCTGCTATTCTGCTTCTGGAACTGGACTGCAGAGTAATAAATGTGAGAACTGCAGCACTAAGATTCATAACTCCCAGAGAGTCTGTGGTAAAGCATCATCTAAAG aatttcaTTACATATTCAACACCCCGGGACAGAATTTCTTTaatcacagcaaaagaaatgccTTTGCCCAGCTCcgctatttaaatgaaaataaaaattcttcacCTTGTAAGTACATCTCCTGCAAGATCCCATCTTTGTACACAACCTAA